The following is a genomic window from Fusarium verticillioides 7600 chromosome 5, whole genome shotgun sequence.
TGAAGACAGCAATGATGGCTAGAATATCTCAACCAAGCATATTCGTAGCTCAGGCTCTGCCGACCTTGAATGATAGAACCTGAATGTGCTCCGTTAGTATGCAGTTTGGAAAAATGGAAGATGACGGCATACATCATTCTTGCCCACAGCGACGAAATCGTCTTCAGATACTCGGATATTTCCAGCCCCCTCGACAAAGGCGATAGGCGCATCTCCCATCACTTTGCGAGCCACATCGCCAACCGTGCTGCctttcttgacaagaacgCAATCGCGGAAAACAAACTTGGAGTCCGATGCACCAGAACTGAAGGTGGAGGTATTTCGGACGGGGAAAACGGGCACGAGACCAAGGAGCTCAGCGGCCTTGGAAAGGACTTGAACGACACCGGTAGATCCAAAGCGGTAAAGTACCATGTCCTTGAGATTCTCGATTCGATTACGATTTTTCTcgtcgagatctttgaggcCACCGCCGGTTGGGTCGCCTTGCTCTATAAGATCCTCCTTGGTGTCGATAAATTCGCTGCCTTCGACATATTTGATGTAGCCCTGTTTAGCCATCTTTCGCAAGAAAATCTCCGAGATGGCTGAACATAACACAATGGTATTAGGGTCTTGCTGCTTGGCGATTTTGGAGATGTTTTTATCAGCGTCTGGGTGATCGATTTTGTTGAGTGCGATGACTGTAGGgaacttctcatcaatgaaGGCATTGACGACCAACTCTACGGTCTCATTGGACCAATCCTCCAGGGGTTCCTTGATGCCGCAGCGATCAAGAGCACGGTTCACAATAGTCGATGTTGCACCGTAACCGGAGAACTGTGCTTGCAGTGTTTCTGTAGCGGTTGCCTTGATAGCCTGATGCCTTCGTCGGATGGATCCCCATCGTTGCATGAGATTGCCGAGAACCCAAGCTACGATTTCGCTTCGTAGCCAAGCAATGTCCACGGAAGGATCATAGCCTCTTGTCTCCTTTCCTTCAGCATCGACAGTACCCGAAGCATCGACAACATGAATCAGAGCATCGGCATGTCGTAAGTCATCGAGAAACTTGTTCCCCAGGCCTCGGCCCTCATGAGCACCGGGGACTAGACCAGcgacatcgagaagctcaataGGTACAGAACGACGGCCCTCAACGCAAGCTCCATAATTGGGTTTGCATCTGTCTGATACGTTATATCGGGCACAAGCACACTCTATCTGAAGATAGCCGATTGCACGCTGGGGGTCAATTGTGGTGAACCTAGAAAGGTCAGCTCTCGCAACAACCACGAGCTTTCAGGGTTATAGGCTCCGAGATGGAGAGCAACAGAAACATGTAGTTAGTATAAGGCAAGGGTGAAGCATACGGGAAATTGCCTATTTCATTTCCGATCAGCGCCAAATTCTAACAACTTTGGCCAGGGTCTGTCTACCAACCAACTTTAGACGAAGCATCAGTTAAGCTGTTGAGCGTAGAGCTCTTACCAGCCGAGGGCTTTCCCACGAGGCCGATGAGGGGATCGCGAGGCATGACGAAGAAGCGTATTGCCCAgtccaagaacttgataGAGGCTCAACTGAGGGTAAAGTCGCTAGATTCAGCCCTAATACAAAAGACCAGGGTTTGCTTTCGTGGTTGGAGTCCAAGACAAGATCTACTGATGTGGAACTTGTCTCTGACAAAATCACAGCAGAACACTGATGTGCTGATTGATCCTTATTTGGGTATGTTATCAAAAGGGCGAAAAGACTCTACCGTCGATATGATAACTACGAAGGAAATGAGTGTACGTGACTCCAGTTTCATCGTATGAAGGCTTCTCGGCGCAAAATCAGTTCTCGGCCCAAAGAGGCTGAAGTGGGTCTAGTTTCTGTGGTCGGTGGTAATAGCCCGGGTATTGgatgtctgtctgtctgaACCTTTCTATATGTCTCACGTTTAGGTTTGTGGCAAGCGTACATAGTAGCCGACATTCTCTTGTTTAAAAAGCCTGAGAGCCTTTGCATTTTCCCACCTAAACTTATCCCGGGCTCACTTTTTTGGACCATGGTTTCAAAATCAACCTTGCCAATCGACATTTTCCCAAGCTGGGCACGCTTGAATGATGTGGAATTTACCAACGCCAAATTGCAAGAGACGGATGGAAAGGGAATTGGCTTAGTGGCCACCAATAACTTGACAGCAAGTGTAGAAACATGTGGACTTGAAGGAGGGGAGGaaaagccagagccagaggGCCAAGTTTGCAATTCAGATGGGGAAAAGGACGAAGGAGCTAGGGTAGAGACTCATGGTCATGCCAACAACCACCTAGGCAAGATACTACAGGTCCCTCATGATTTGATCCTTTCAACCGCTTCCATCGAAGAGTATTCCAAGGTCGATCAAAACTTTCGTCAACTACTTGACTCTGCAGGACATCAGGTATGTCGCTAAGCCAGAAGACATCTGTTCTCCAATACAGCAATGGCCAGCCCTAGTCTCGGAGCGTGCACTAACAACCGCTGACTGTtcctcatcaaagtcgaccCGGGCAGATATCATGCTGTATCTCTTGGCACATCTAGTTCTCTCCAGCCGAGATACTTCGAGCCCAAGAGACCTTGTGCCAACACCATGGACAGAGTACCTGAAGTTTCTGCCTCGTGATATCCCAGTCCCAACAATGTGGTCGGAACTTGAGCGAGCTCTGCTCCAGGGCACTTCGCTAGAGGTATGTGTTCCCACAAACACGCGAGAATAACCAGACCCGAGGATTGCGGAGCCGCAGGCTCTCTGCTAGAAGAACGATTTCCCCGCAACGGAACAAAAGGATTCTGACTGCACTGTAGGCTGCACTAGACGCTAAGCTATCGGCTCTGAacaaggagtttgatgaactcatcgaaagatcatcaactcttccGTTTTGGAACTCGTTCTTTTGGGAGAGAGAAGCGGTGACTGTTGATAATTGGGTATTGGTTGACGCGTGGTACAGATCTCGATGTCTGGAACTACCGAGATCTGGACACGCCATGGTTCCTGTCCTTGACATGGCCAACCACTCACACTCACAAACTGCTTACtatgacgaagacgacgaagacaacATTGTCTTACTCTCTCGGCCTGGTATGGAAATATCCATTGGAGACGAAGTGAATATATCCTACGGAGAAAAGTCACCCGCAGAAATGATCTTCAGTTATGGGTTTATTGACCACGAGTCCACTGTAGAGGAGCTGACTCTACCTCTGGAGTTGCTGGCCGACGATCCATTAGGAAAAGCGAAACTCCACATTTTTCGAGGGTCGCCAACTATTAAGCTATCTCGATCAAACGGGAAAATAAGCTGGCAATGTCCTTTCGTCTACTTGATGTGTCtgaatgaggaggatggtcTGGAGTTCAGGGTCCTCCAAGGAACAAACGGGGACCGGGAGCTAAGGCTTTTCTGGCAGGACGAAGATGCCACGGCTCGAGCAGATGATTTCggagatctcatcaaggacCACTCCCTCTGTCAGATCTTTAGGCTTCGAGCTGTTTCGGTCTTGCATGAAGTCGTAACCGACCATCTCATGCAGCTCTCTTCCGAGATTTcccatgatgaacttgagccATTGCGCCGGGCCGGAAAGATCAGAGATGGCCGCCTCCAACTGGCCCAAAAGCTCAGAGAAACAGAAGCCAGTATCCTTGAAAGCGCTGCGGGAGCACTGGATGAACAGGTATGTACTACAATATTTCCTTTTCATTTCagcacatccatccatgacCGATGGATGATGTGGTAAAGTCGACAAGCCAAGTGGCCCAGGAGATTATGACTTGCCACAGCCTGCCATACACGTAGCTATCTTATTTTTTCGAATTCCCATGTTTCATGTATGCGATCCTGGCCAAGCAGCACTTGAAGCAAACACCCCGACTTCCCCAGATTCCCCGGAAACTCCCCTAGGTCCTCAAATGCCAGGGAACGTTCTCCGCATTCTTGGCTTACTAGCCTGTGTGTCCCGGAACCTACATAGCAGGAGGTGCTCGGTCACACACCGAGCTTTCTTTACACATCTATCTTCGATACATCTGCTTGTGCGATCCAAAATGAGGTAAACGGCTAACGAGGTGCGTCATCGGGACGGTACAGAGGACCCATCTTTTTGCGGACGACCACGTGGTAGCATATCTCGGATCAATGGAAGTTTCCCAAGACAGGCAAGCGTTTCAACCAGCGAccaatgaagaagaggatttTAGTTGACCGAAGCACACCTTACAGTGGATGCTTGTCGGCTATTGTTGAGCATTGACATCCTGGTATTGTGGGGTAGCCGGCAATTGCTTcacctaccttaggtacctactgtCTGTATGTAAATCCTtgcttctctctctctctgcaACATGAATGGTCCCCCTGTGTGACGAAGCTATTGCGAAACCATCACATTAGCATTCGCGTCACTTCTAGAGACTTCAGCTTCCTGTTCACCTATCGTACTGCTCTTATCTCTTACAAAAGTCATAATGGTATTAACCCACGGGCAAGTCTCTGATGCCTAGGTAGTATATATACACCTCCCGCAGTATTCTCATCCCGTAATGTTGAACGCAATGtagcctccttcaactttcGGGCTAACTGAACCTCGAGATGGAGTCAACTGACATTCGGGCAAATTCCGTTTACAAAAGTCCATTGTGGGCTGAATCAATTAGAGCAGTACTGAGAATGGTAacctcctgcttctcctAGCCGACTTTTTCTAGGATTCGCCAAAGCATTTGAGGGAGCTGTCTTGCGTATTAGCAGAGAAATACTTGAGCCATATCTTGCTTGAGAAGACAATGAACTTCTGAATAGCCAGTGATGTCGGATAAATCAGAACACTTTCTcattgctttgctttgctttgtaGAAGCAGACAGAGCGTTTGGGGATCTTAATGCAACATAGATGCCGTCCTGGCCGTTCGATTCACCCGCCGCCGAGATTGTGGAGGAAAAATGCGTCCCTCTGTTTTATTGTACGggtcaagaacaaggcccATCGAGATTGCTTATCCTAACAGAGCAATGTACATCCTTTCGGTTTCCCCAGATGTTCACCAGGTTCAGATCCCGTTGAACATGATCTAACTCCCGGGCGGTTCTCGTGGAGAAACGCGGAGAAAATGATGCCACAACAGTCGTTTATTAGCCACACACCTCTATCTTCACTAAAAACACGCTATATCACCGAattctcgacatcatcacATATACGCCATACTCCCTCGACAAATTGCACAAATTACTATACAAGCCCCTTATAATTCTACTGTATAGCGAGTATAAATAGGAGTCAGGGATGTGTCATCCCTGTAGCAAGCTCTCATTGCCCCAGAGAAATGGCGGCTGAATCAAAGAGACTACAAAATGACGGGCTGAGGGTACCCATGGGTATAGACGCGTTGTGGCACAAATCTTTCGTTGAGCAGCTAGTTGaacttttcttcaacttaCAGATTGTGTTGTATACCTAAGATCACTAAGCCTGGGTATGGAGAAATCGTCCGTGTGACCAGTTTGGCTGGAGATAGACGTGGTGATGATGCGCATGTTGTGAGCGACGCCTAGGTACTCTGTAGGTAAGAAATGTTTTAGTTTGTAGTTAGAAATTTCCCCTGATAATGTGTTTTCAGTGTGTTAAAGAGGTGGCATGTACGATTCACGATTCCCACAACGCAAGAACCATAGACAATTCGGCTAGGTGCCAATTCGTGCTTGGGTTTCGGGTTTAACGGCATCGGCCCCTATTGAGGATCCTAGAGAGGAATTTCCGTTAGTTAGAACTCCCCATACATGACTATGTTCGATCATAGCTCGAGATAGTCAGGCGTTGTTGAGAAATGAGGGCTGTCTTCCAACAGTCTCGTCGTCAGTTTCATACCCCGAATTCAAGGCAGGTCCATTTTGGCTAGGGCTAACTAGCAGCAGGGTACGCTACAGTTAGCTGCGGATCAGTGATCTGCGACAACTAGGTCCCTAGTCAACGACTGCGGCTCCGAGGTGGGTCTTTTGCGGTTCCCCCAGGACAGGAGGCTTGAAGCTAAGCCTGCTGGAGAAGGGATCTCAGGGCTGACAGTGTTTGGCATGCAAATCAAGGACGTGGCCTGCTGGTGGTTGTGCTTCGAGATCAACTGGAAGCTCGGGGCGCATGGCAATAGGGCGGGTCACGGGTAGGAAAAGGCGTCCGTTAATGAGGTTCGACTCAGCTCGTGTTGAGCAACCCGCAAGCCAGTCGATGAGCTCCTCTTCACCTAACGCAGAGTTACACCGGAGGCGTCCACCGCGGTGAATGTACTGTATACCGAACTTTCTTGGTGTAAGTTGGTCCCAGCTTTGCGGAGCTTCCAATTTGTTAGCCTCCCCCCTTTATTTCTACTCTGTTACCTGTGCCACTGTTGTACAGTTCTAATATCTACAGTTATGGATCAGAATAGTTGGATCtgcgtgtgtgtgtgtttCTCAGCTGAGTCAGGAGCGTTATGAGAAAACGTGCGAGCTAAAGTGGCTTAATGGCCAGCCACATCTCTCATCCAGTTCACATCAGATACCCCAGAGTTCCCCGGGGATAAATGCTGGGATGCCCAGGCTTATAATGCTAGCACATACAGCATCATGACCAGTTCATCTCACGATCAAATCTGGGGTTATCGTGGATCTTGGGTGAACTGAAGGGTCCATCCACGATCATGGTAAACACATGCCGTTGTGGCATCACCTTGTTCACGATCTGTCTCGTGAGATGTCCAGAGACCAGAGGCGTGATAGGGGTGTATGGATGGGGTGGTTAAGTGCCTGCTTAGTTACTAGTCGAAACGGGAGCCGCTCTGCTTCTGCGGCTCCGTATGCCAGCAGCCAGTTGGCTGGGACCTATTTTCAAAGATTGTCAACTCAGCCAAGCTAGTGAGCGTTATGCGCCAGCACTAATATCAACCTCGTGGCTCGGCGGCAtcgcaaagaagaagcattgaCCTGTAAGCCACGCGTATCAAAGAACTACAGGCTTTGTTGACAACGGATGTTGCGAAGAGGTGAAGAAAAACTCCATGGTCGAAAGGGATGTCGATACACCAGGAAGTGACTCGG
Proteins encoded in this region:
- a CDS encoding GTPase: MPRDPLIGLVGKPSAGKSSTLNSLTDASSKVGNFPFTTIDPQRAIGYLQIECACARYNVSDRCKPNYGACVEGRRSVPIELLDVAGLVPGAHEGRGLGNKFLDDLRHADALIHVVDASGTVDAEGKETRGYDPSVDIAWLRSEIVAWVLGNLMQRWGSIRRRHQAIKATATETLQAQFSGYGATSTIVNRALDRCGIKEPLEDWSNETVELVVNAFIDEKFPTVIALNKIDHPDADKNISKIAKQQDPNTIVLCSAISEIFLRKMAKQGYIKYVEGSEFIDTKEDLIEQGDPTGGGLKDLDEKNRNRIENLKDMVLYRFGSTGVVQVLSKAAELLGLVPVFPVRNTSTFSSGASDSKFVFRDCVLVKKGSTVGDVARKVMGDAPIAFVEGAGNIRVSEDDFVAVGKNDVLSFKVGRA